A section of the Elizabethkingia anophelis R26 genome encodes:
- the recR gene encoding recombination mediator RecR has translation MNFPSKVLEKAVEEISGLPGIGRKSATRLALYLLKQPHSQGMALGNAIQALVNDIKYCKICHNFSDHDICEICANSNRNDSLLCVVEDVRDVMAIENTGQYNGKYLVLGGKLSPMEGIGPNQLKTESLISKVEAGGVSEVIFALSATMEGDTTAYYLYKKLKHYPLNFSVIARGIAVGDELEYADEVSLGRSIKNRLPYQE, from the coding sequence ATGAATTTTCCAAGTAAAGTTTTAGAAAAGGCCGTTGAAGAAATTTCAGGGCTTCCGGGGATAGGGCGAAAATCTGCAACAAGATTGGCACTGTATCTGTTAAAGCAGCCTCATTCTCAGGGAATGGCGTTGGGTAATGCTATTCAGGCACTGGTAAATGATATTAAGTATTGTAAGATCTGTCATAATTTTTCTGACCATGATATTTGTGAAATTTGTGCTAATAGCAACCGTAATGATAGCCTGCTGTGTGTAGTAGAAGATGTGCGGGATGTAATGGCTATAGAAAATACGGGACAGTATAATGGTAAATATCTTGTTCTGGGTGGAAAACTTTCCCCAATGGAGGGTATAGGCCCTAATCAGTTAAAAACTGAAAGTCTGATCAGTAAAGTGGAAGCCGGAGGTGTAAGCGAGGTTATCTTTGCACTGAGTGCAACTATGGAAGGGGATACAACAGCCTATTATCTATACAAGAAACTAAAACATTATCCATTGAATTTTTCTGTTATTGCAAGAGGAATTGCAGTTGGGGATGAGTTGGAATATGCGGATGAGGTTTCTTTAGGAAGGTCTATTAAAAATCGATTACCGTATCAGGAATAA
- the secG gene encoding preprotein translocase subunit SecG, which yields MSTIFSLFMVLIIIACVLLIIVIMAQNPKGGGLSGTFGGTSSASFGVQRTNEFMDKATWSLGIFIIVLIMLSVILTGKPSTVIPQSQPTKKELPNNPQAPVQKPTAQAPQTQQSSAPAQTAK from the coding sequence ATGAGTACGATATTTAGCCTTTTCATGGTTCTTATTATCATTGCATGTGTGCTTCTGATCATTGTTATCATGGCCCAAAATCCAAAAGGAGGCGGTCTTTCTGGTACATTTGGGGGTACATCTTCTGCTTCTTTCGGAGTACAGAGAACCAATGAATTTATGGATAAGGCTACATGGTCATTAGGAATTTTTATCATTGTTCTGATTATGTTGAGTGTTATTCTTACCGGAAAACCATCAACAGTAATTCCTCAGTCACAACCAACAAAAAAAGAGCTTCCAAACAACCCACAAGCCCCGGTTCAGAAACCAACGGCACAAGCTCCACAAACACAGCAATCCTCTGCGCCAGCGCAGACTGCAAAATAG
- the glsA gene encoding glutaminase A, protein MKKNISTFVFGILLTTSTLSFSTAIKAQAITSQKTNGSAITEQVLKDILEKNRSYYQQGKVADYIPELGKADSKSIALSVIDENGKVINVGDTDKKFTIQSISKIISLMIAVREKGEQNVFDKMGYFGTDKPFNHFSNLETTGKPLNPMMNAGAILTTSLIDGEGEEPFKKILEMVRYITKNSNINYSKEVYNSERETGHRNRGMFYIMKNSGLITGNEEKLNNYFKQCSIEVTAEDLAKIGYFFAHQCTRYDGDTTYKNADIAQLVESQMLIAGMYEFSGEYARTVGLPSKSGVGGGITVSVPGKMGIGVYSPALDQHGNSLAGYHMILDLVEKYNLSLFR, encoded by the coding sequence ATGAAAAAAAATATTTCGACTTTCGTTTTTGGAATTCTGCTTACTACAAGTACATTATCTTTTAGTACCGCTATCAAGGCTCAAGCTATAACATCACAAAAAACAAATGGCTCTGCTATTACAGAACAAGTCTTAAAAGATATTCTGGAAAAAAACCGTTCTTATTACCAACAGGGAAAAGTTGCAGATTACATTCCGGAACTCGGTAAAGCAGATTCAAAATCTATTGCCTTATCTGTAATTGATGAAAATGGAAAGGTTATAAATGTAGGTGATACTGATAAAAAATTCACCATTCAGAGTATCTCAAAAATTATATCATTGATGATTGCTGTCCGGGAAAAAGGAGAGCAGAATGTCTTTGATAAAATGGGCTACTTTGGTACAGACAAACCATTCAATCATTTTTCAAATCTGGAAACTACCGGAAAGCCATTAAATCCTATGATGAATGCCGGTGCGATTCTAACAACTTCTCTAATAGACGGAGAAGGTGAAGAGCCATTCAAAAAAATACTGGAGATGGTTCGTTACATTACCAAAAATAGTAATATAAACTACAGCAAAGAGGTTTATAATTCCGAACGGGAAACCGGACACCGCAACCGCGGCATGTTTTATATAATGAAAAACAGCGGGCTGATAACTGGTAACGAAGAAAAGCTGAATAACTATTTCAAGCAATGTTCGATAGAGGTTACTGCCGAAGATCTGGCTAAGATAGGCTATTTCTTTGCCCACCAATGCACACGTTACGATGGTGACACTACTTATAAAAATGCAGATATTGCACAGTTGGTAGAATCCCAGATGTTAATTGCCGGAATGTACGAATTCAGTGGAGAATATGCGCGAACAGTAGGATTACCAAGTAAATCCGGAGTTGGTGGCGGTATTACAGTAAGTGTTCCCGGAAAAATGGGAATCGGAGTTTACAGCCCTGCCCTGGATCAGCATGGAAATTCCTTAGCAGGCTATCATATGATCCTTGATCTTGTAGAAAAATATAACCTGAGTCTGTTCAGATAA
- a CDS encoding LptF/LptG family permease, translated as MIKKLDQYIIKTFFGPFLFIFSVLCFIFIVNIIWTQMGQLAGKGLSAWEISKLLFYMGVTVVKMVLPLTILLAAIMTFGDFGERYELAAMKSAGISLLRVMRPLLIMVILLSVLLYFFSNNIIPDFQRKAKNMLYNIASSRPALNFTPGQFIDTVPGMTIKFDEIKGENGEHVTGVFIHKVANSYEDNQTVVAKNGKFVQAVDKHYLKLILYNGYIFQDQIANKDFKEREKQANQAIKFDSLVQHFDVSLLLNKALEEQNITDDYQFQTYNQIAKTLKKKRKDDKDAFNTISQDIVSQQNGYVSYIDKIKTDKKLIKQPFKLDSLKGEKKMEALYYAHNKLQAAKSAYQMKNDQIIDIIKYYTKVVMYQQRIISYSFTCVIFFLIGASLGSIIRKGGMGLPVIIAIVIFILFYVINLMTENIAWKGEMNPYLATWLPNMILLPFGVWMTYKALTDSQLFDAEKYKAFFKPIINRFSKPKEHQRYQ; from the coding sequence ATGATAAAAAAGCTTGACCAATACATTATAAAGACCTTTTTCGGTCCTTTCCTGTTTATCTTCAGTGTCCTTTGTTTCATCTTCATTGTAAACATTATCTGGACACAAATGGGACAGTTAGCCGGTAAAGGATTAAGTGCCTGGGAAATTTCAAAACTGCTTTTTTACATGGGGGTTACCGTTGTAAAAATGGTACTTCCGCTTACCATTCTGCTTGCAGCCATTATGACTTTTGGAGACTTTGGGGAACGCTACGAACTTGCCGCCATGAAGTCTGCGGGGATATCATTACTCCGTGTAATGAGGCCTCTCCTCATTATGGTTATTTTACTTTCCGTACTCCTCTACTTTTTTTCCAACAATATTATTCCCGACTTTCAGCGTAAAGCAAAGAATATGCTTTATAATATTGCATCATCCCGTCCGGCACTAAACTTTACACCCGGACAATTTATCGATACGGTACCAGGAATGACGATAAAATTTGATGAAATAAAAGGTGAAAACGGAGAACATGTAACTGGTGTATTTATCCACAAAGTAGCCAACTCCTACGAAGACAATCAAACAGTAGTTGCCAAGAACGGAAAATTCGTTCAGGCTGTAGACAAACATTATCTGAAGCTTATCCTGTATAACGGGTATATTTTCCAGGATCAGATTGCTAATAAAGATTTTAAAGAAAGAGAGAAGCAAGCTAATCAAGCCATAAAGTTTGATTCACTTGTACAACATTTCGACGTTTCTTTACTTTTAAACAAAGCTCTGGAGGAGCAAAATATTACAGACGATTATCAGTTCCAGACTTATAATCAGATTGCCAAAACATTAAAAAAGAAAAGAAAGGATGATAAAGATGCTTTCAATACAATTTCTCAGGATATTGTAAGTCAGCAAAACGGTTATGTCTCCTATATAGATAAGATTAAGACAGATAAAAAGCTTATTAAACAACCTTTTAAACTTGACTCTCTAAAGGGAGAAAAGAAAATGGAAGCATTGTATTATGCTCATAATAAATTACAGGCTGCGAAAAGCGCCTATCAGATGAAGAACGACCAGATTATAGATATTATTAAATACTATACCAAGGTTGTAATGTATCAGCAGCGTATTATTTCATATTCCTTCACCTGTGTCATTTTCTTCCTGATTGGAGCATCCCTTGGATCTATCATCAGAAAAGGAGGAATGGGTCTTCCTGTAATTATAGCCATTGTGATATTCATCTTATTCTATGTTATCAACCTGATGACGGAAAACATAGCATGGAAAGGAGAAATGAATCCATATTTAGCTACATGGCTGCCCAACATGATCTTACTTCCGTTTGGGGTATGGATGACTTATAAAGCACTAACAGACTCTCAGCTGTTCGATGCCGAAAAGTACAAAGCCTTTTTCAAACCAATAATTAACCGTTTTTCCAAACCAAAAGAGCATCAGCGCTATCAGTAA
- a CDS encoding LolA family protein: protein MKNLIKKLSVGIFAVAFTMGFGQKIDANAKTILDGVSTNYKSKKNNYFKFVYRNGSGTAGKAVTGIFYSAGSKYKLNIMGTEQIFDGNKVYSISGDDKEVTIAKPTGSETMFSPLNYIDSYKNGYTVQYMGKKNVGGINADYIKMTPVSNNGIKYVNLFVNSAKKQLVKLEQFSENNEVAVIEISKYIENQNLSPSTFTFNKANYKNYLITEL from the coding sequence ATGAAAAACCTTATAAAGAAATTATCTGTCGGAATTTTTGCTGTAGCCTTTACTATGGGTTTTGGACAAAAAATAGATGCTAATGCAAAAACTATTTTAGACGGAGTTTCTACAAACTACAAATCGAAAAAAAATAATTATTTCAAATTTGTTTACCGTAACGGAAGCGGTACAGCCGGAAAAGCAGTTACTGGCATTTTTTATTCAGCGGGAAGTAAGTACAAGCTGAATATTATGGGGACAGAGCAAATCTTTGATGGTAATAAAGTATACAGTATTAGTGGTGATGATAAAGAAGTTACTATTGCAAAACCTACAGGTAGCGAAACAATGTTCTCCCCTCTTAATTATATTGACTCTTACAAAAACGGATATACAGTACAGTATATGGGTAAGAAAAACGTTGGCGGAATCAATGCCGATTATATAAAAATGACTCCGGTCTCAAATAATGGGATAAAATATGTAAATTTGTTCGTCAATTCAGCTAAGAAACAATTGGTGAAATTAGAACAGTTTTCGGAGAACAATGAAGTTGCAGTAATTGAGATTTCAAAATATATAGAAAATCAAAATCTTTCTCCTTCAACGTTCACGTTTAATAAAGCCAATTATAAAAATTATCTGATTACAGAATTGTAG